A genomic segment from Ptychodera flava strain L36383 chromosome 19, AS_Pfla_20210202, whole genome shotgun sequence encodes:
- the LOC139118123 gene encoding uncharacterized protein, with translation MSIPRLELIAAHTLAKLQNNVSKALANFPITACHSWVDSTTVLYWLSNRGEWSTFVRNRVKKIGELTESKWRYVPTAENPSDLGTRGSALSRLRTMWFQGPSWLSREGDRPVQPEISESEGVKSEKKSTKKREVMLLLEDATQNETKAWSQELLSKFKFWKLLRITSYMKHFIDGCKGMRRVGPLTKSEITASEKVWIHITQQTNDMTSDVTLAVDEDGILRCQGRVPGYNPIFIPRKSALARRIIEHCHLQTLHGELQLQ, from the coding sequence ATGAGCATTCCAAGGTTGGAGTTGATTGCTGCACATACCCTAGCCAAACTACAGAATAACGTCAGCAAAGCCTTGGCCAATTTCCCCATCACAGCTTGTCACAGTTGGGTAGACAGTACCACTGTTTTATACTGGCTGTCTAACCGTGGAGAATGGTCAACATTTGTGCGCAATAGGGTCAAGAAGATTGGCGAGCTGACAGAGTCCAAATGGAGATATGTGCCAACAGCAGAAAATCCAAGTGACCTGGGAACTAGAGGGTCAGCACTAAGTCGACTCAGGACGATGTGGTTTCAAGGGCCAAGCTGGCTCTCAAGAGAAGGTGACAGACCAGTTCAACCAGAGATTTCCGAGTCAGAGGGAGTCAAGTCAGAGAAAAAGTCAACGAAGAAAAGAGAAGTGATGCTTCTACTGGAAGATGCAACTCAGAATGAGACGAAAGCATGGTCACAAGAGCTTCTGAGCAAGTTCAAATTCTGGAAGCTTCTACGCATAACGTCATATATGAAGCATTTCATAGATGGCTGTAAGGGGATGAGACGAGTGGGACCACTCACTAAATCAGAGATCACAGCATCAGAGAAGGTATGGATCCACATAACACAGCAAACAAACGACATGACTTCAGATGTCACATTAGCAGTAGATGAAGATGGAATACTGAGGTGTCAAGGCAGAGTTCCAGGTTACAACCCTATCTTCATCCCGAGAAAATCTGCCCTGGCGAGACGTA
- the LOC139118125 gene encoding uncharacterized protein, whose product MNYGKSTVLCTAQSSVYTLMDKLGPVREVLVQKDDDWEEWGLEQLVENLRKYVERNPLRVSDDRVTTGRRDDTARHTSWRKKEEKLLLGSNGESKQGRKIKCVSEDHSSNGCMKVLDVATKRAILRRNRLCFNCTGFGHLAVNCRSRGCKNCKGKHHTSICDKGKSTLDVSNNTKVEKGLSSVMDHASALHATVIAKVGKEKVRVMFDTGAGSSYICSDLITKLHLKPAKTEQRCIEQMYGTVRKIVEVYSITLQSLAVDGFSFNVECVNAEKGILTHLPNPDIPALKKQHRRLSRLHFSEEETTDVSMPVHIILGVADYQRIRTTEPLVLGTHPDKDPGAEFTMLGWTISGRQSGRESQTEKQFFLRSSQEEFEKLCSLDVLGIKDADIKESAAIHEEFKKQLTRAESGYYETKLPWKEDHVPLPTNKSLCTARLYSTTKRLERIGRLEEYDEIMREQINMGVIEPVPANQTGETVHYVPHQAVIRDKAETTKMRIVYDCSARANVRSPSLNDCLETGPPLQPLLFDIIARNRMRKFCITGDIQKAFLQIRVHEQDRDALRVLWYNNLQDREVTEYRFTRVIFGATSSPYILGVTLQKHIEDYEQEYPATVHSLLEDTYVDDIQGGGNKEDDVATFKAESTKILSEGGFNLHKWHSNIDHLNAENDKQEEETYTTRFVGNTSGNETKILGIPWNKEEDTLTISFESCQKSSEPITKRKMLADINSIFDVLGWSSPVTITAKVIFSEVCLLQLHWDDEIPDEIQRKWQMWINSLQRTPTITVPRCVFTDNPTHYEMHGFADASKTAVCATIYIVAYENSTPSGRIYSQLKQE is encoded by the coding sequence atgaattatgggaaatctacagtactgtgtactgcacaaagctcagtctacACTCTTATGGACAAGCTTGGCCCAGTTCGAGAAGTTCTCGTACAAAAGGACGATGATTGGGAAGAGTGGGGTTTGGAACAGCTTGTTGAAAATCTACGAAAGTATGTCGAGAGAAATCCCCTGAGAGTTAGTGACGACAGGGTTACCACAGGGAGAAGAGATGATACAGCAAGACACACGTCATGgaggaaaaaagaagaaaagttaCTTCTTGGCAGTAATGGAGAGTCTAAACAAGGTCGCAAGATTAAATGTGTGTCAGAAGATCATTCAAGTAATGGCTGTATGAAAGTACTTGATGTGGCCACCAAGAGAGCAATACTGAGAAGAAACAGGTTGTGTTTCAACTGTACAGGATTCGGTCATCTTGCAGTCAACTGTAGATCCCGGGGATGCAAAAACTGTAAAGGAAAGCATCATACATCAATTTGTGACAAAGGAAAATCAACTCTCGATGTGTCGAACAATACCAAAGTAGAAAAGGGATTGAGCTCAGTGATGGATCATGCCTCAGCATTACATGCCACTGTTATCGCCAAAGTTGGAAAGGAGAAAGTTCGAGTCATGTTTGACACAGGTGCGGGTAGTTCATACATATGTTCAGACTTGATCACAAAATTGCACTTGAAGCCAGCGAAGACAGAACAACGTTGTATTGAACAGATGTACGGCACTGTAAGGAAGATTGTTGAGGTGTACAGTATCACATTACAGTCCCTAGCAGTTGATGGTTTCTCATTCAATGTGGAGTGTGTGAATGCTGAGAAAGGTATATTAACCCACCTGCCTAACCCAGACATTCCTGCATTGAAGAAACAACACAGACGACTCAGCCGGTTACATTTCAGCGAGGAAGAGACAACGGATGTTTCAATGCCAGTTCACATTATATTGGGAGTTGCAGACTACCAGAGGATTCGCACGACAGAACCTCTAGTCCTTGGAACCCACCCAGATAAGGATCCAGGAGCAGAGTTCACGATGCTGGGTTGGACAATTTCTGGACGGCAGTCAGGGAGAGAgagtcagacagagaaacagttCTTTTTGAGATCCAGCCAAGAAGAATTTGAGAAGCTGTGCTCACTGGATGTTCTTGGAATCAAAGACGCAGATATAAAGGAAAGTGCAGCAATTCACGAAGAGTTCAAGAAACAGTTGACTAGGGCAGAGAGTGGATACTACGAAACAAAACTACCATGGAAAGAAGATCATGTTCCACTTCCTACAAATAAGAGCTTGTGCACAGCTCGGCTATACAGCACAACAAAGAGACTAGAGAGAATCGGGAGATTAGAAGAGTACGATGAAATCATGAGAGAACAAATCAACATGGGAGTGATTGAGCCTGTACCAGCCAATCAAACAGGGGAGACAGTACATTATGTCCCACATCAAGCCGTCATTCGAGATAAGGCAGAAACAACAAAGATGAGAATAGTATATGACTGCTCAGCGAGAGCCAACGTGAGAAGCCCTTCGCTGAACGACTGCCTAGAGACGGGGCCACCACTACAACCACTCTTGTTTGACATCATCGCAAGAAATCGCATGCGAAAGTTTTGCATCACAGGAGATATTCAGAAAGCTTTCCTGCAAATCAGAGTGCACGAACAAGACAGGGATGCACTGCGAGTTTTGTGGTACAACAATCTACAAGATCGTGAGGTGACAGAGTACAGATTCACACGGGTTATCTTTGGAGCGACGTCAAGTCCATATATTCTCGGTGTAACATTGCAGAAGCACATTGAGGACTATGAACAGGAATATCCAGCAACAGTACACAGCTTGCTGGAAGATACATATGTTGACGATATTCAAGGTGGTGGAAACAAAGAAGATGATGTTGCGACTTTCAAGGCTGAGTCCACCAAAATACTGTCAGAGGGTGGTTTCAATCTTCACAAATGGCATAGCAACATCGATCACCTCAATGCAGAGAATGACAAGCAGGAAGAGGAGACTTATACAACAAGGTTTGTTGGCAACACCTCTGGCAACGAGACAAAGATTTTAGGTATTCCATGGAACAAGGAGGAGGACACATTGACAATCAGTTTTGAATCATGTCAGAAGAGCAGTGAACCAATCACAAAAAGGAAGATGTTAGCTGATATCAACAGCATCTTTGACGTACTTGGATGGAGTTCTCCAGTTACTATCACTGCGAAAGTGATCTTCAGTGAAGTGTGCCTTCTTCAGCTACATTGGGATGATGAAATTCCAGATGAAATTCAACGGAAATGGCAGATGTGGATAAACAGCTTGCAGCGTACACCAACCATAACTGTACCACGCTGTGTGTTCACTGACAACCCAACACATTATGAGATGCATGGATTTGCTGACGCAAGCAAGACTGCGGTTTGTGCTACAATATACATCGTTGCGTATGAGAACTCAACACCGTCAGGCAGAATCTACTCACAGCTAAAGCAAGAATAG